One genomic window of Acidobacteriota bacterium includes the following:
- a CDS encoding threonine/serine dehydratase, giving the protein MTETVSLPGFDDVSAAAERVRGYVRETPVLTHGAIDAAAGAQVFVKAECLQVTGSFKMRGASNRLAQISPEGRKAGVVAFSSGNHAQGVARAARLMGMPAVIVMPSDAPKVKIAGVEADGGEVVLYDRNTEDREAICARIAAERGAVVVPSYDDRDIIAGQGTAGLEFARQMQAAGVTLDALVCCTGGGGLISGIALAFERLSPQTAIWTAEPEAHDDWARSLEGGKVVANAPGTRSICDAILTPQPGKLTFAIGQRLFAGGLRVSDDEVRAAMRLAFRHLKIVAEPGGAAALAAAAFRLPAGLKGKRVGVLVTGGNVDAAEFAAILGAAS; this is encoded by the coding sequence ATGACTGAGACGGTTTCCCTTCCCGGATTTGACGATGTGAGCGCGGCGGCCGAGCGCGTGCGCGGCTATGTGCGCGAGACGCCGGTGCTGACGCATGGTGCGATCGATGCGGCGGCCGGCGCGCAGGTGTTCGTGAAGGCGGAATGCCTGCAGGTGACCGGCAGTTTCAAGATGCGCGGCGCATCGAACCGGCTGGCGCAGATATCGCCGGAGGGGCGCAAAGCGGGTGTCGTCGCGTTCTCGTCCGGCAACCACGCACAGGGTGTGGCGCGGGCGGCCCGGCTGATGGGCATGCCGGCGGTGATCGTGATGCCGTCGGATGCGCCGAAGGTGAAGATCGCCGGGGTTGAGGCGGATGGCGGCGAGGTGGTGCTGTATGACCGCAACACCGAGGACCGCGAGGCGATCTGCGCGCGGATCGCCGCCGAGCGGGGCGCGGTCGTGGTGCCGAGCTATGACGACCGCGACATCATCGCCGGGCAGGGCACGGCAGGGCTGGAATTTGCGCGCCAGATGCAGGCGGCGGGCGTGACGCTGGACGCGCTGGTTTGCTGCACGGGCGGCGGCGGGCTGATTTCCGGCATCGCGCTCGCCTTCGAGCGGCTTTCGCCGCAGACGGCGATCTGGACGGCTGAGCCGGAGGCGCATGATGACTGGGCGCGCTCGCTGGAGGGCGGCAAGGTCGTGGCGAACGCGCCGGGCACGCGCTCGATCTGTGATGCGATCCTGACGCCGCAGCCGGGCAAGCTGACCTTTGCCATCGGTCAGCGCCTGTTCGCGGGCGGCCTGCGCGTGAGCGACGACGAGGTGCGCGCCGCGATGCGGCTGGCGTTCCGGCACCTGAAGATCGTGGCGGAGCCGGGCGGGGCGGCCGCGTTGGCGGCGGCTGCATTCCGGCTGCCGGCGGGCCTGAAAGGCAAGCGTGTCGGCGTGCTGGTGACGGGCGGAAACGTGGATGCGGCGGAGTTCGCCGCGATTCTTGGTGCGGCCAGCTGA
- a CDS encoding serine/threonine protein phosphatase, with translation MTTTIHCAIGDIHGELERLKDLHQQVRRHARDFFPQADIRFVHLGDLVDRGPESCGVVEYLMAFETAVSPKPVTLRGNHEQMMLNAYDGDGAGVDRRIWCSNGGDTTLESYARRPADVLDRHLDWLAQCPTIYRAPEAGLVFVHAGIDPDRFPACGDQVRLWTRRREFMDTRCWTAPDLRSVRVVHGHTPTRDSRPDASGDGRRLNIDTGAVYGGRLTAVILRPGEPDLFFHA, from the coding sequence ATGACCACTACCATCCACTGCGCCATCGGCGACATACATGGCGAGCTTGAGCGCCTGAAGGACCTGCACCAGCAGGTGCGCCGCCATGCGCGCGATTTTTTTCCGCAGGCGGACATCCGCTTCGTGCACCTCGGCGACCTGGTCGACCGGGGACCGGAGTCTTGCGGTGTGGTCGAGTATCTGATGGCGTTTGAAACGGCGGTCTCGCCGAAGCCGGTGACGCTGCGCGGCAATCACGAACAGATGATGCTGAATGCGTATGACGGCGACGGAGCGGGCGTGGACAGGCGCATCTGGTGCTCGAACGGCGGCGATACGACGCTGGAGAGCTATGCGCGCAGGCCGGCGGACGTGCTCGACCGGCACCTCGACTGGCTGGCGCAATGCCCGACGATCTACCGCGCGCCGGAGGCGGGGCTGGTGTTCGTGCATGCGGGGATCGATCCTGACCGGTTCCCGGCCTGCGGCGACCAGGTGCGGCTGTGGACGCGGCGGCGCGAGTTCATGGACACGCGCTGCTGGACCGCGCCGGACCTCCGCAGCGTGCGCGTGGTACACGGGCACACGCCGACCCGCGATTCCAGGCCGGATGCTTCCGGGGATGGACGCCGGCTGAATATCGACACCGGCGCGGTGTATGGCGGGCGGTTGACGGCGGTGATCCTGCGGCCGGGTGAGCCGGATCTGTTCTTCCACGCCTGA
- the galU gene encoding UTP--glucose-1-phosphate uridylyltransferase GalU, producing the protein MRIRKAVLPVAGLGTRVLPATKAIPKELLPVVDRPVIQYVVDEALEAGIEHIIFVTGRGKGAIEDYFDHAYELETQLKAKNKGDILAAVEASRLPAGAASFVRQQAPLGLGHAVWCARDVIGNEPFAVLLPDVIVKGKPSSLKQMADAFGKVGGNIIAVDPVPEERVSSYGVIAPKSRDGRLIAMSGMVEKPPRATAPSNLAITGRYILQPEIFGLLEKQGAGAGGEIQLTDAMARLMELQPFYAYEFEGTVHDCGNKTGYFEAVLAHALDNPDTASFARELVKRAAGKL; encoded by the coding sequence ATGCGTATCAGGAAAGCCGTCTTGCCGGTGGCCGGGCTTGGCACACGGGTCTTGCCCGCCACGAAGGCCATTCCGAAGGAACTGCTGCCGGTCGTGGACCGGCCGGTGATCCAATACGTGGTGGATGAGGCCCTGGAAGCGGGGATTGAGCACATCATCTTCGTGACTGGCCGGGGCAAGGGCGCGATCGAGGACTATTTCGATCACGCCTATGAGCTGGAAACCCAGCTGAAGGCAAAGAACAAGGGCGACATCCTCGCCGCTGTCGAGGCCTCGCGCCTGCCGGCGGGGGCCGCGAGCTTCGTGCGCCAGCAGGCGCCGTTGGGGCTGGGCCACGCCGTCTGGTGTGCGCGCGACGTGATCGGCAACGAGCCGTTCGCGGTGCTGCTGCCGGACGTGATCGTGAAGGGCAAGCCGTCGAGCCTGAAGCAGATGGCGGATGCGTTCGGCAAGGTGGGCGGCAATATCATTGCGGTCGATCCAGTGCCGGAAGAGCGCGTGTCGTCGTACGGTGTGATCGCGCCGAAGTCGCGCGACGGGCGGCTGATCGCGATGTCGGGCATGGTGGAAAAGCCGCCGCGGGCGACGGCGCCGTCGAACCTGGCGATCACGGGCCGCTACATCCTGCAGCCGGAAATCTTCGGCCTGCTGGAAAAGCAGGGCGCGGGCGCAGGCGGCGAGATCCAGCTGACCGATGCGATGGCGCGGCTGATGGAGCTGCAGCCGTTCTATGCATATGAGTTCGAAGGCACGGTGCATGATTGCGGCAACAAGACCGGATACTTCGAAGCGGTGCTGGCCCACGCGCTCGACAATCCGGATACCGCCAGCTTCGCGCGTGAGCTGGTGAAGCGGGCCGCCGGCAAGCTCTGA
- a CDS encoding type II and III secretion system protein family protein, whose protein sequence is MRLARIFSAAALVCLSLTLPAAAWTQRTAAPGAERLEVRRGQSAVVEADAAFATIVVADPEIAEAMATSNRSFFLRGKLPGTTTVLVYNSAGAIAELFEVEVKLGLEELRADLKRLLPGEPIDVYPVHDGVFLDGRVTTASAAEMALQVAERYVPGGVANGLSVGQSQQVLLEVRFLEASRSAVREIGFGNSIDANDFQTVTDSGTVSGLAAKTVALFTNVGGENIDVQIRALEEKGVIRTLAEPNLVALSGDTASFLAGGEYPIPVASKDNQITIEFKKFGVSLDFTPTVLGDGLVNLRVRPEVSALDRANGIRASNIEIPGISVRRADTTVELHDGQAFAVAGLLQNNYSNDVRQTPWLGNVPILGSLFSSKRFQRNESELVIIITPRLVQPAPHPDQLASPLDAFDEPSESELFLLGKTAGGAIAMNEGQTP, encoded by the coding sequence ATGCGCCTTGCACGGATCTTTTCGGCGGCTGCACTTGTGTGCCTCAGCCTGACCCTGCCGGCGGCGGCCTGGACGCAGCGGACCGCCGCGCCGGGCGCGGAACGCCTTGAAGTGCGCCGCGGCCAGTCGGCTGTGGTGGAGGCGGATGCCGCCTTCGCGACGATCGTGGTGGCGGATCCCGAAATCGCCGAAGCGATGGCCACGTCCAACCGGTCGTTCTTCCTGCGCGGCAAGCTGCCGGGCACGACGACGGTGCTAGTCTACAACTCGGCCGGCGCGATTGCGGAATTGTTCGAGGTGGAGGTGAAACTCGGCCTCGAAGAGCTGCGCGCCGACCTGAAGCGCTTGCTGCCGGGAGAGCCGATTGATGTGTACCCGGTGCATGACGGGGTGTTCCTCGACGGGCGCGTGACGACGGCATCGGCGGCAGAAATGGCGCTGCAGGTGGCCGAGCGGTATGTGCCGGGCGGCGTCGCCAATGGCCTGTCGGTGGGCCAGAGCCAGCAGGTGCTGCTGGAGGTGCGCTTCCTCGAGGCGAGCCGCAGCGCGGTGCGCGAGATCGGCTTTGGCAACAGCATCGATGCGAACGATTTCCAGACCGTGACGGATAGCGGAACGGTTTCCGGTCTTGCGGCGAAGACGGTAGCCCTGTTCACCAATGTGGGCGGCGAGAACATCGACGTGCAGATCCGGGCGCTGGAAGAGAAGGGGGTGATCCGTACACTGGCGGAACCGAACCTTGTGGCGCTGTCCGGCGATACGGCGAGCTTCCTGGCGGGCGGTGAGTATCCGATCCCGGTGGCCAGCAAGGACAACCAGATCACCATCGAGTTCAAGAAGTTCGGCGTCAGCCTGGATTTTACGCCGACGGTGCTGGGCGATGGCCTCGTGAACCTGCGCGTGCGCCCGGAGGTCTCGGCGCTCGACCGGGCGAACGGCATCCGCGCGTCCAATATCGAAATCCCCGGCATTTCTGTGCGCCGCGCGGACACGACCGTGGAACTGCATGACGGACAAGCCTTTGCCGTGGCCGGCCTGTTGCAGAACAATTATTCCAACGACGTGCGCCAGACACCCTGGCTCGGCAATGTGCCGATCCTTGGATCGCTGTTCTCGTCCAAGCGCTTCCAGCGCAACGAGAGCGAACTCGTTATCATCATCACGCCGCGTCTGGTCCAGCCTGCGCCGCATCCGGACCAGCTCGCTTCGCCGCTCGACGCGTTCGACGAGCCCTCCGAAAGCGAGCTGTTCCTGCTGGGCAAGACGGCGGGCGGTGCCATCGCCATGAATGAGGGACAGACGCCATGA
- the cpaB gene encoding Flp pilus assembly protein CpaB — protein sequence MKAAPLISLGVSVALGAGAIFFGRTFMSDKAPDAHASAAPAVAMTTVLVMTSTVEPGAVIDPKFVKEAEWPERAVPAGALRNVSELGPKAYSRGLMVPGEPLLEPKIDTTGSVLTLASAITPGKRAVSIVVRNDTGVSGFVLPGDRVDVNEFMDIEDSGGRSEGGRMSANILARPVLRHVKVLAVDQSFDPNLEGAVPSQTVTLEVSPEDALVLGAASQRAALGLALISRDEEAMVAAITPEAPVEVKKVVQPGTGRRAAVNTTVRVINGASDVSVTAPISQSEPKKLEKR from the coding sequence ATGAAAGCTGCACCGCTGATCAGCCTTGGCGTCTCTGTCGCCCTTGGCGCGGGCGCCATCTTCTTCGGCCGGACGTTCATGTCCGACAAGGCACCCGACGCGCATGCAAGCGCCGCGCCAGCGGTGGCGATGACGACCGTTCTCGTGATGACATCGACCGTCGAGCCGGGCGCGGTGATCGACCCGAAATTCGTCAAGGAAGCGGAATGGCCCGAGCGGGCTGTGCCGGCAGGCGCGCTGCGCAACGTGTCCGAACTGGGGCCGAAGGCGTATTCGCGCGGCCTGATGGTGCCGGGTGAGCCGCTGCTGGAGCCGAAGATCGACACGACGGGTTCAGTGCTGACACTCGCCTCGGCGATCACGCCGGGCAAGCGCGCGGTGTCGATTGTTGTGCGCAACGATACGGGTGTTTCAGGCTTCGTGCTGCCGGGCGACCGGGTCGATGTGAACGAGTTCATGGACATCGAGGATTCCGGCGGACGCTCCGAGGGCGGACGGATGTCGGCGAATATCCTCGCGCGTCCGGTCCTGCGGCATGTCAAGGTACTGGCGGTTGACCAGTCGTTTGATCCGAACCTGGAAGGCGCAGTGCCGTCCCAGACCGTGACACTGGAAGTCTCGCCGGAGGATGCGCTGGTGTTGGGCGCAGCCAGCCAGCGCGCGGCGCTCGGCCTTGCGCTGATCAGCCGGGACGAGGAGGCGATGGTGGCCGCCATCACGCCGGAGGCGCCGGTTGAAGTGAAGAAGGTCGTGCAGCCGGGAACCGGACGCCGCGCGGCGGTGAACACCACGGTGCGCGTGATCAATGGCGCGAGCGATGTCAGCGTGACAGCGCCGATTTCCCAATCCGAACCGAAGAAGCTGGAGAAACGCTGA
- a CDS encoding ABC transporter ATP-binding protein: MIAVRDLSVSLAGRRVVDGVTFSVAAGEFAALTGPNGAGKSTALKAMAGVVPIEAGEIEIGGARAADLTAAARARRLAWLPQTRPVAWNLRVEDVVALGRFAEAPAAYDRMGADGRRAVDAALRKADAAHLAGRDFQALSGGEQARVHLARLLASPAPCLLLDEPCAALDIAHQLSLMETLAAEARAGRAVIVVLHDLELAARACGRVIVMNEGRVVADAAPEVALSAATLDTVFGVARGPGGALQRSR; this comes from the coding sequence ATGATTGCGGTGCGCGACCTCTCGGTGTCGCTGGCAGGGCGGCGAGTGGTGGACGGCGTCACGTTTTCGGTGGCGGCGGGCGAGTTTGCGGCGCTGACCGGACCGAACGGGGCGGGCAAGAGTACGGCGCTGAAGGCGATGGCGGGTGTCGTGCCGATCGAGGCTGGCGAGATCGAGATAGGCGGCGCGCGCGCGGCGGACCTCACGGCGGCGGCGCGGGCGCGGCGGCTTGCATGGTTGCCGCAGACGCGGCCGGTGGCGTGGAACCTGCGGGTCGAGGATGTCGTGGCGCTGGGCCGGTTTGCCGAAGCGCCGGCGGCGTATGACCGGATGGGCGCCGACGGGCGCCGGGCGGTGGATGCGGCGCTCAGGAAGGCGGATGCGGCCCACCTTGCGGGGCGGGATTTCCAGGCGCTGTCGGGCGGCGAACAGGCGCGGGTGCACCTGGCGCGGCTGCTGGCGAGCCCGGCGCCGTGCCTGTTGCTGGACGAGCCTTGCGCGGCGCTCGACATTGCCCACCAGCTGTCGCTGATGGAGACGCTGGCGGCGGAGGCCCGGGCGGGCCGCGCGGTGATCGTGGTATTGCACGACCTCGAACTGGCGGCACGCGCTTGCGGACGGGTGATCGTGATGAACGAGGGGCGCGTGGTGGCGGACGCCGCGCCGGAAGTGGCCCTGTCGGCCGCAACGCTGGACACCGTGTTCGGCGTGGCGCGCGGGCCGGGCGGGGCGCTGCAGCGGTCGCGGTAG